CGGTCGGCGCTTATTCCTCAGGAGCTGTGACCACCCTTCTTTTCAATTTTCCTCCTCTTTCCGTCTACGTGAAGCCCTTCGTTTTTTTGCTGAGTATTGCGGTAGGGGGGATTGTCGCGGGAATCTGCGGCTATCTCATCGGGCGCCCCTCATTACGGCTGAAAGGAGATTATCTGGCCATCGTGACCTTGGCGTTCGGGGAAATTTTGCGCGCCATCATTCGCTGCATTCCCCAGGTAGGCGGCCCCCGTGGCTTTACGGGCATTCCTAGGTACAGCACGCTCGGATGGATCGTCGTGTTTTTCGGTCTTACCGTGTGGCTGATGAGAAATTACATCCATTCCTCCTTCGGCCGAGCCTGCGTCTCTATCCGCGAGGACGAGCTGGCGTCCGAGACGATGGGAGTCGACACCACACGATACAAAGTGCAGGCTTTCGTCCTCGGCGCGATGATCGCCGGCGTCGCTGGGGCTCTGCTTGCCCATGTTCTGGGGTTTTTGCACCCTGATCAGTTCAACTACATTCGTTCGACGGACTTCCTCGTTTATCTTTACGCGGGAGGCGCCGGCACCATGAGCGGCGCCATCGTCGGAGCCTCTCTCTTGACGATTCTTCCTGAGGCTTTACGCTTTCTAGCCGGTTGGCGCTTGGTCATCTATGGTATCGTTCTCGTGTTGATGATGCTCTATCGCCCCACTGGCATCTGCGGCGGAAAAGAATTTCCTTTTCTTATTCCTCATGTAGAGCGCGACGCTCTTTCGGAGAACGGTTGGGAAACGCCATGACCAAGATAACGTCGGCAAAGTCTTCCAAGAAATATTTGCTGAAGGTCGAAAAGAAGGAATATCTGCTGAAGGTCGAAAAGATCGGGATTCGATTTGGCGGGTTGCAGGCTGTGAGTGAATTCGACCTTAATCTCGCGTCCGGCGGGCTCTACGGGATTATCGGCCCCAACGGGGCAGGGAAAACGACGGTTTTCAACATGCTCACGGGTATCTATCGTCCGACGGAGGGGAGTATTCTCTTCAAAGGCAAGGAGTGGTCTGAGGGCAAGGATATGGTCGGCAAAAAAATTCACGACTTTACCGCCGCCGGAATAGGGCGAACCTTTCAGAACGTCAGGCTCTTCAAAAATTTGTCGATTTTGGAGAACATCGAGATCGCTTTGCACCGGAGCGTTCAATATGGATTGATGTCCGCGTTGTTCCGAACTTCCGTCATGAGGCGAAGAGAGAAAGAAATTCAAGACAAGGCGATCGCTCTTCTGAAGCGACTGGGGCTTTTGTCTCACCTGGACAAAAAGGCGAGCAGCCTCCCCTATGGTTTGCAGCGGCGTCTCGAAATCGCCAGGGCGCTTGCGACTTCCCCGACGCTACTCCTGCTGGATGAGCCCGCCGCGGGAATGAACCCTCAGGAGATCGACCAATTGATTGAAGACATTCGGTGGATCCAGGACGAATTTGCCCTGACGGTGCTTCTGATCGAACACCATATGGCGTTAGTAATGGCGCTGTGCGATGACATCACGGTGATGAATTTTGGCAGGATCATCGCCGGTGGGCCTCCGGACGCGATCAAAAACGACCGGACGGTTGTCGAGGCCTACCTGGGAAAAGGAGGCAACTTCTAGATGCTTCTGGATGTCAAAAACCTGACAGTGAACTACGACGTTATAGAGGCGGTCAAGGGGGTGTCCTTTTTCGTGGGAGAAAAGGAAATCGTCGCGTTGATCGGGGCCAACGGGGCTGGAAAGACCAGCATTCTTCGGGCGATATCGGGGCTTGCCGACATCCGGCAGGGACAGATCCTCTACGGCTCCACCGATCTTGTTGGTAAACCTCCCCACGACATCGTAAAACTCGGCATATCCCATGTGCCGGAGGGCAGGTTGATTTTCGCCCCTTTGAGCGTGAAGGAAAACCTTCTACTCGGCGCCTACACCCGGAATGACAAGCAGAACTTCAAAGCGGATCTCGAAAACATTTTTACCATCTTTCCCCGCCTTAAAGAACGTTTAAGTCAAGTTGGGGGAACGCTATCGGGAGGCGAACAGCAGATGCTCGCCATAGGTCGGGCCATGATGAGCCACTGTCGTCTGCTTCTGCTGGACGAACCCTCTATGGGCCTCGCTCCGATTCTGGTGGAAGAGGTTTTTTCCACGATTCTCAAACTGAAGGAAATGGAAACGCCCGTCCTTTTAGTGGAGCAAAACGCGAACATGGCGCTTTCTTTGGCGGATCGCGTCTACGTGCTGGAGACGGGAAGGGTCACCTTATCGGGTAAAGCCTCCGACATCGCTGAAATGGACGAAGTTCGGGCCTCTTATTTAGGCAAATAGAAAATATTCGGGGAATTTAAGTTATATAAGCTATAATTAGAGACACTGTTTTTCACCGACATTTTTTACGGTAAAGCGCTGAGAAAGCCAACGGTTTCAGCTGTGGGATGGGAATTGCAACACCGCCAACGGCGGCGTTTGTTTTGTATTTGGTTTCTTGTCATATGTCTACTTTCATGTTAAACTTCTTCAATAACTTATTAACGTGAAATGCGGAGCGGAATACGACTGGGATACTGATGTGGCTGTAAATATTCTCAGAGTGGGGCATCCACTCTTAGGGGACATCCACTCTTAAAGGAGAAAACGTGAGACCGGTTTCAGTCGACTGTCTTTGTCGATCTTAGAATCCTACACTTTATTAGTGGTGGGAGTATGTCAAGTTCATTTGTATTCATCATATTTCATTGGGAGGGGTTGTTGTTATGAAAAAGTTCGTTTCACTATTTGCGATTTTGCTTGTTTTTGCCGCTAGCGCTTCGTTTGCTGCGCCCGTCAAACTTGTGGTCGCTCACAACCAGACCTCGCAGGAGAATCCGTACCAGTATGGGATGCTCAAGTTCAAGGAAGCCGCGGAGAGACTGTCAAACGGGGAATTTTCCGTTGATGTGCACGCTGGGACCATTGGCACCAATGAAGACGAACTTGTCGAGAAAATCCAGCTCAGCGCGGCGGATGTCGTTGTCGTGTCCCCCGGATTCATGACGAAAATCGGTATTCCCGAAGTGGACATGTTCTCACTCCTCTACCTCTTTAGCGGATTTACCCACTGGGAGAAGGTTGTCGATGGAGAGCCCGGCGCGGCGCTTGCCAAAATCATCAACGAAAAATCAAACAACACCTTCCGTATCTCCGCTTATTGGTCCGCGGGTGTGCGAAACTACTACGGTAAAAAGCCGATCGAGAAGGTCGACGATCTGAAGGGAATGAAGATCCGCACGCAGATGTCAGGGGTCGTCGCCGATTTCTGGAAGAAAACCGGCGCGATTCCCACACAAGTTGCCTGGGGTGAACTCTATCAAGCTCTCCAGCAAGGAATCGTGGATTCCGCGGAGAACGACTACACCAACTTCAGCCTTCTCGACCATCATAAGACCGCCAACGGTAAGTTCATCACGGAGACCGAACACGACTTCACCACTCGTGTGGTTTTGATGAACGGCAAAAAATGGGATTCCTACAGCGATCAGCAGAGGGCCTGGATCACGCAGGCGCTAGAAGAGGCCACAGCGGAAGAGCGCAAAGTGACCTACGAAGACCTAGGCAAATCCAAGGAACGCGTTTTGTCGGACGGCGCTAAAGTCAATACGATTGATAAGGCTCCTTTTATCGCCATCGCCATACCCATCCAGGACGAACTCGCCAAACGTCTTGGTATGGAATCCTTCCTAAAGTCAATAAGAGACCTGGCTCAATAACTAAAGTCAATAAGAGACCTAGCTCAATAACCTAGACTCCAGGGGTTGTTCCATTTATTTTATTACCCCTCCTTTCGCAAGGAGGGGTAATTTTGGACGTAGCAGCCTGGCATTGGTGAGCTCATAGCCTGTGCTTGAATAGCCTAGATGGCCTGTGTTTTATAGGAGGGGACTGTATTGTGAAGAAGTGCGTGAAGATTGTTGTGCGTTTACAAGAAGCGGCTGGCACGTTACTATTGGCCGTCTTTTTTGCCGCGATACTTGCCCAGATCATGGCGAGATATATGAAAATTCCGCTGCTCTGGACGGAAGAGCTGGCCAACTATTCGTTCATCTGGGCGGTCTTTATGGGTGCGTCCGTAATGGTCTATTATAAGGCGCATTTTTGTTTCACCTTTTTCAAGGATTACTTCAAGGGTCGAATGGCCGCAGTTTACGATATTTTCGTCTGCGCGATACTACTGACTTTCACAGTTCCCATGTTCCTCTACGGAGTTAATGTGACCTGGACGTTCTGGAACTACAACTGGATTACGTTGCCGTGGATCAGGATGGGGTACACGTGGCTCTGCCTGCCGATCATGGGATTCACGATGTCATTTTACATTATGGCGCTGATGCTCGAAGACTTACAAGTTGTGCTAAGGAGGAACGCCTGATGGAATGGTGGGTTTACGTCGCGCTATTTGTGTTGCTGATTTTTTTGGGAGTGCCAATCGCTTTTGTTATCGGGATCGTTTCCTTGCTGGGAGTGGCCGGCATTCCCTTCACGCCGAACATCACGGTGTTCATGAAAATGTTCAATGGTCTGAACTCGTTCGTCCTGCTGGCCATTCCGCTATTCGTGCTGGCCGCCAATCTGATGAACCACGGTAAGATCACGAAGATGCTGGTCGATTTATGCATCGCCGCTATGGGGAACATCCGCGGGGGACTGGCTCACGCGAACATTTTGGTGTCGATGATTTTTGCGGGCGTTTCTGGGTCAGCCCAAGCGGACACCGCGGGAATAGGGAACATGCTCATCCCTGCGATGATCGAGACGGGATACGACAAAGAAACATCGGTCGGTGTAACAGCCGCGTCTTCGACGATCGGGGTCATTATTCCGCCAAGCATTCCAATGGTCGTCTATTCGGGCCTGACCAACGCCTCCGTCGCGGCGCTCTTCATTAGCGGCATGGTCCCCGGCATTCTGATCGGGATCGTTATGATGGGGATCGTCGTCTGGAAGGGGCGAAGACTGAACTTCCCGATCTACGAGAAAGCGAATCGGAAGGAAGTCTGGCAGCTTTTCCGAAAATCGTTTCCAGCTCTGCTTGCTCCCATCATCATTGTCGGCGGTATCAGCACCGGTTGGTACACGCCCACGGAGGCGGCCGCCTTCGCTTCGATTTACTCTATGATCATCAGTTTGTTCGTTTACAAAACCCTCAGACTGAGGGACCTGCCCGAAATCCTTCGGGAGACGCTGAAGCTGAGTTCTCTGTCGCTCTTCGCTCTCGCCACGGCCAGCGCTTTGGGGGAGTTGCTGGGGTACTACAAGGTCGCAGACCACGTTGCGACTTTTTTTTCCCTCTACATCACGAGCGCGAACGTCTTCATGCTGATGGTGATCGCGTTTTTCCTCTTCCTTGGGACGTTCATGGACGCGATTCCCGCCATGATCCTCTTCACGCCCGTGTTGCTCCCTGTGGCGTCTAGCCTTGGAATATCGTCGATTCACCTGGGGCTCGTAACCGTCATCACGCTTGCCATCGGCCTAGTAACGCCGCCTTACGGCCTGTGTCTTCTGATCGCGAGTTCTATCGCCGACCTTTCGATTGAGCGTTCTCTTTGGGGCGTCCTACCCTACATTTCGTCATTGCTCATTATCCTCATTCTAGTGGCGCTTTTCCCGTCGATTGCCTTTTTCGTCCCGCGCTTACTTGGGTTGATGTGAGAAAAAATACTATTAAGGACGGTCTAGGGATACAGCCCCAGACCGTTAAGAAAGGATTTGAGCAAGGAGTGTTTTGGTTTGTTTCACGTCGGTGTGACGTGACATTGATAGTTTATCCCATTCGCCCCGAAACAAAAGGGAAAAATACTATAATTCGACTACATGGAATTACTAATACCATGAGAGTTGAACTGAGAGTTGAACGAGGTATGTCGGGCGCGTGTTTTTCAAAAATCCACCAGCTTCCCTGAGAATGTGCAGCTCAAGAGTTTTTCCATTTCCGCCGGCGTGATCGGCCTCGGGTTGGCGCCCGTGCAGGCATCCCCAACCGCCAGCTCGGCTATCGAAGACAGCTTCGATTTAAACTCGGCTTCCTGAATGCCAAACTCTTTGAGTGTCGCGGGGATTTCCAGAATCTTGTTCATTTTGTCGATTTTGTCGCAAAGCGCCTGTACCAGACCCGCCTCGCTCGTGGCGGACAGACCGACGAAGCGGGCAATGTCCGCGTAACGGCTTGCCGCGTTCACCGCGTTGTATTTGATCACGAAAGGAAGGTAAATCGCGTTGGCGCAACCATGTGGGATGTGCCCTGTGGAAAACGCGGCCCCCGTCTTGTGAGCCATGGAATGAGTGATCCCCAAAAGCGCGTTGGAAAATGCCATCCCCGCTAGACACTGCGCATAGTGCATCTGTTCTCTGGCGCTCATGTCTCCTTTCCACGAGGAGACCAGGTAGTCGAACACCATTTGGATCGCCTTCAAGGCCAGGGGATCGGTGAAGGGGGAATGACATACGGAAACATAGGCTTCAATCGCGTGAGTTAGAGCATCCATACCCGTGTGAGCCGTAAGTGTCGGCGGCATGGTCTCGGCGATCAGCGGATCAAGGATGGCCACGTCCGGCGTGATGTTGAAGTCGGCCAGAGGGTATTTGACCCCTTTGGAGTAGTCCGTTATGACGGAAAACGCCGTCACTTCCGTGGCCGTTCCTGAGGTGGAGGGAATCGCCGCGAATCTCGCTTTTTGGCGCAGCTCAGGAAAGCTGAAGGGCGTTATGAGCGACTCGAATGTCGTATTGGGGTACTCGTAAAAGGCCCACATGGCCTTGGCGGCGTCAATGGGAGATCCTCCACCGATAGACACGATCCAGTCCGGCTGAAACTCCCTCATGGCCTCGGCGCCCTTCATCACCGTTTCGACAGAGGGATCCGGCTCCACACCCTCGAAAAGCTGTGTCTCCATCCCCGCTTCTTTGAGGTAGGCGACGGTTTTGTCCAGAAAACCAAAGCGCTTCATGGATCCTCCGCCCACTACGATAATGGCCTTTTTCCCCTTCAGCGTCTTCAATACCTCCAGAGAATTTTTCCCATAGTAAACATCTCTCGGCAGCGTAAATCTCGGCATTTTAACTCCCCCTTATCTAGAGATCAAATTATTTTATATTATATTACTCCGGTATGGAAAAACGACGACGAAAAATTTCTACTGCTATATCTAAAAATTTCTACTGTCATATCTATGTTGAGTATACGGAAAGTTTTTCTCTTCACGGATCCCGATGCCATG
This genomic interval from Synergistaceae bacterium contains the following:
- a CDS encoding branched-chain amino acid ABC transporter permease, with the translated sequence MEKTTTRMIVAKIKDYAPALGLFVFYLVCIQLRQAGYVKNYWLQVLMFALINGMVTLGLYLINGITGQFSIGQAGFISVGAYSSGAVTTLLFNFPPLSVYVKPFVFLLSIAVGGIVAGICGYLIGRPSLRLKGDYLAIVTLAFGEILRAIIRCIPQVGGPRGFTGIPRYSTLGWIVVFFGLTVWLMRNYIHSSFGRACVSIREDELASETMGVDTTRYKVQAFVLGAMIAGVAGALLAHVLGFLHPDQFNYIRSTDFLVYLYAGGAGTMSGAIVGASLLTILPEALRFLAGWRLVIYGIVLVLMMLYRPTGICGGKEFPFLIPHVERDALSENGWETP
- a CDS encoding ABC transporter ATP-binding protein — protein: MTKITSAKSSKKYLLKVEKKEYLLKVEKIGIRFGGLQAVSEFDLNLASGGLYGIIGPNGAGKTTVFNMLTGIYRPTEGSILFKGKEWSEGKDMVGKKIHDFTAAGIGRTFQNVRLFKNLSILENIEIALHRSVQYGLMSALFRTSVMRRREKEIQDKAIALLKRLGLLSHLDKKASSLPYGLQRRLEIARALATSPTLLLLDEPAAGMNPQEIDQLIEDIRWIQDEFALTVLLIEHHMALVMALCDDITVMNFGRIIAGGPPDAIKNDRTVVEAYLGKGGNF
- a CDS encoding ABC transporter ATP-binding protein, whose product is MLLDVKNLTVNYDVIEAVKGVSFFVGEKEIVALIGANGAGKTSILRAISGLADIRQGQILYGSTDLVGKPPHDIVKLGISHVPEGRLIFAPLSVKENLLLGAYTRNDKQNFKADLENIFTIFPRLKERLSQVGGTLSGGEQQMLAIGRAMMSHCRLLLLDEPSMGLAPILVEEVFSTILKLKEMETPVLLVEQNANMALSLADRVYVLETGRVTLSGKASDIAEMDEVRASYLGK
- a CDS encoding TRAP transporter substrate-binding protein: MKKFVSLFAILLVFAASASFAAPVKLVVAHNQTSQENPYQYGMLKFKEAAERLSNGEFSVDVHAGTIGTNEDELVEKIQLSAADVVVVSPGFMTKIGIPEVDMFSLLYLFSGFTHWEKVVDGEPGAALAKIINEKSNNTFRISAYWSAGVRNYYGKKPIEKVDDLKGMKIRTQMSGVVADFWKKTGAIPTQVAWGELYQALQQGIVDSAENDYTNFSLLDHHKTANGKFITETEHDFTTRVVLMNGKKWDSYSDQQRAWITQALEEATAEERKVTYEDLGKSKERVLSDGAKVNTIDKAPFIAIAIPIQDELAKRLGMESFLKSIRDLAQ
- a CDS encoding TRAP transporter small permease subunit, whose protein sequence is MKKCVKIVVRLQEAAGTLLLAVFFAAILAQIMARYMKIPLLWTEELANYSFIWAVFMGASVMVYYKAHFCFTFFKDYFKGRMAAVYDIFVCAILLTFTVPMFLYGVNVTWTFWNYNWITLPWIRMGYTWLCLPIMGFTMSFYIMALMLEDLQVVLRRNA
- a CDS encoding TRAP transporter large permease; this translates as MEWWVYVALFVLLIFLGVPIAFVIGIVSLLGVAGIPFTPNITVFMKMFNGLNSFVLLAIPLFVLAANLMNHGKITKMLVDLCIAAMGNIRGGLAHANILVSMIFAGVSGSAQADTAGIGNMLIPAMIETGYDKETSVGVTAASSTIGVIIPPSIPMVVYSGLTNASVAALFISGMVPGILIGIVMMGIVVWKGRRLNFPIYEKANRKEVWQLFRKSFPALLAPIIIVGGISTGWYTPTEAAAFASIYSMIISLFVYKTLRLRDLPEILRETLKLSSLSLFALATASALGELLGYYKVADHVATFFSLYITSANVFMLMVIAFFLFLGTFMDAIPAMILFTPVLLPVASSLGISSIHLGLVTVITLAIGLVTPPYGLCLLIASSIADLSIERSLWGVLPYISSLLIILILVALFPSIAFFVPRLLGLM
- a CDS encoding iron-containing alcohol dehydrogenase, giving the protein MPRFTLPRDVYYGKNSLEVLKTLKGKKAIIVVGGGSMKRFGFLDKTVAYLKEAGMETQLFEGVEPDPSVETVMKGAEAMREFQPDWIVSIGGGSPIDAAKAMWAFYEYPNTTFESLITPFSFPELRQKARFAAIPSTSGTATEVTAFSVITDYSKGVKYPLADFNITPDVAILDPLIAETMPPTLTAHTGMDALTHAIEAYVSVCHSPFTDPLALKAIQMVFDYLVSSWKGDMSAREQMHYAQCLAGMAFSNALLGITHSMAHKTGAAFSTGHIPHGCANAIYLPFVIKYNAVNAASRYADIARFVGLSATSEAGLVQALCDKIDKMNKILEIPATLKEFGIQEAEFKSKLSSIAELAVGDACTGANPRPITPAEMEKLLSCTFSGKLVDF